Below is a window of Vulpes vulpes isolate BD-2025 chromosome 5, VulVul3, whole genome shotgun sequence DNA.
AATCTAGGAGAAAGCTTCACCTTTTCCCCATCCAGATCTCGGGTCTTTCTGCTACTGCAGGGAGAGTCCAGGTCCAGGGAGCCCAGCTGGATCTGATAtgccagaaaagaaaacagaaaggagaaggCGTCCAGGGAACGGCAGTGCTGATAggtgatggctaatattccaggTCAGGCCCATCCATTATCCCATTTCATTTATTACCTTAGGCAGAAGGCCTGCGCTTGGTGCTGAgcaccctggctgcccctgccATTTCACCTGCACGAACCCTTGGCTAGAAAAGTCAGCCCAATGGCAATTTTGGTTCTTTAAGAACCAGTGGGGGTTCACGCTGCACAAATTAATTCAGTGAGACACTGGAGGCTTGGCAGCTATAATCTGAGGCTGCCTGCATCCCTGCATCCCTCCCCCACGCCCGCTAGCCCCCCTCCGCCTGGGAGCCCTTGGGGGATTCAGGTGCCTAGGGCAGGAGAGGCTGTGCGAGGAGCTGGGAGTCCTGCAGTCCCGGATATGACCAGGAGGTGGCGGCGCAGCTGCACCAAGCCCTGCCCCCAGGCAACCCcagaaaaacccaaaaacccaaattaaaaattCCTTGGCCTGGAAGCAGACAGTCAGTTGGAGATTCCGGGAGCCTTCTGGCAAATCTGGGAGGTTTGACCTTCTGCTGTAAGCAAAGCCTAGGGGCGTCCATGACAGGCAAAGGGCAggggaaaagagaacatttttaggcatatggaaaaaggaaatagagacaAGAATTCTCCCACAGGTGCCATGGATGTCAGCAGCTCCCTTTAGCCCCACAATTCTCCAAGTGAGGCCAGGTCCCAGCGCCCCAGAATCATCTGGgggcttatttttaaatgcaaattctgGGGCCTCTCCTTGTGGCAGGACCTGGGAAACTGCATTTCAGCCAGTGTTCCCATGGTTTCTGACTCATGCTCAGTTTTGAAACCCGAACATGGCAGCACTGCCTTTCAGGGTCCAGAAATCAGGGGCCAGAAATGGGCGCCCTCAAAGTCACTGACCCCGGGGTAGCGGGAGCAGGCCTTCCCCTGTGAGGATGATATTTGCACAACCATGGCCTAAAGCCTTTCACTGTGAGATTCAGCCTTCGGGCTTCTGCACTAGGGCTGTGCCCAATGGGCCCCTTGCTTATGGCCTCCTTTGCTCTAGGACGAGTTGGTTCTCTCTCCACGTCTCTCTATTCGCTACTTTAAAATTCATaatgagggcgcctgggtgactcagtggttgagcgtctgcctttggctcagatcatgatcctggggtcccgggatcaagtcccacatcgggctccctgcagagagcctgcttctccctctgcctgtgtctctgcctctctctgtgtctctcatgaataaacaaataaagtctccataaaaatttttaaaaaatttcataatgaGTTCCTGCCCAGAGAGGCCGAATATAGAAGCAGCCCTGGCTTTGAAATCCAGGCCCAGAACCCTGGCTCCTCAGCCTTCTGCCACAATGACCAGGTTCTACAAGCCCTCTGGGGAGGTTCTGGGAAGTTCAGAGTCCAGACACCTACCCTTACCTCACCCACACTCTTAGCACTCATCAGACTTCTCTCCGGAACTGACCAGCCCATCCTTTCATAGCCTGGGAGATGACTTCCCGCTCCCTGGCTGGCCCTAATTCTGACCCCAATCCCGAATTCCTGCCTTTAACTGGGATTTGGACCTTGACAGGCCAGAGGCCATGTGGCAGCTGGCCAGGGGCACTGGAAACAGCTCAGGCTTTGGTGTCTGGTTCCAATCGCTGCTCTGCTATGTGAGCTAGGGCAAGCTGCCTgccttctctgaacctcagtttctttgtctagAGGAATTAGCAACAACTCTCTTGTGGGTTGCtgtgaggagcagaggagagggtaTGGACAGCACGGTCAGCACACAGCAAGCCCTCGGTGCCAGGAGCCACTGCTACCAAGAGGCTCAGCCTagggggagtggtggggagggggctgccttCCCCCACACTGAGCTGGGCCAGAGTTAGATACCGGGAGCGGGGAGGCTTGATTTCACTCTTTCCCCGTCTGCACCcctgctcagctccaggcccaAGAGGGGCTTCGAAGGGATGTCAGGAGATCATAGCCATGCTTTCCACCCTGGGGGAGCTTCCGGTCTAATAAAGGCAGCCTGGAACCTCGAAATAGAAGCTTCCCCAAATAATGTGTCTGCCAGCTGTCTGGCGGGAGGGGTGCAGAAAGGAGGCAGTGAGcacaggctgggggcagggcagggccctcgCCAGCTCCATCCCACCTGGAGCTTACCCACTTCCCTGAAGCCTCGGGTCTTTAGCAAAACAGGCTGAAATCGTAGTCCAGCATGAGTGAAGTTGAGGCCAACAGTTTCCTGATTTAAAGGATTGCTCTGAGAGTTGGGATTCAGGAATGCGAGCAGCCCCCCAGCAGAGAGCTGTGGcagcctccctcctgcctgtCCTGCCCAGGAGCCCACGCTAAGATTAAACTTTAACCAAGGCCAAGGCCAAGCGCTATTTCCCTCCACAACTGTAACTCAGTAACATCGCAGCAtattgcatcttatttttttcacacCTGCTTGATCTTTTACTCTTGGTGCTGGAGAACCAGGGCCCCGCTGATGCCCCAGGCAGCCGGGGCACAGTGAGCTTTGTCCCCAATGTCCCCTCTCTGGAGGGGTGGGGCACCCAAGTGGTCATTCCAGGAAAGAGGGTGATGAGGAGGCGTTTCTGCAAAGCATCCGGGCATCTCGGGACTGACTGCCGGTGGCTAGCCCGCTGTCCCACCCCAGCGGCAGGCTAGTGCGGGTGAGGTCTGATGGCCCAGGGATCCTGGGCTTGTTAGGGGTTCCTGGCAGTAGCTGGACCCTCGCTGGCTCCCTGGCCCCAGGATAGCCACCTGCAGCTCTATCCATGGCGTTTGCTGAGCTCCTGGAGCGCGCAGGGGGAGGGGGTCTCTTCCAGGCCCTGCAGGTCTTCACTCTCCTGCTCCCTTCCATCTTGGTGCCTCCCCAGCTGCTGATGGAGAACTTCTCGGCTGCCATCCCCGGCCACCGCTGCTGGGCCCATGTGCTGGACAATAGCTCTGAGGCCCCTGCAAACCTCACCTCCGAGGCCCTCCTGACCATCTCCATCCCACCAGGCCCCAACCACGAGCCCCACCAGTGTCTCCGCTTCCGCCAACCACAGTGGCAGCTCCTGGACCCCAACGCCACGGCCACCAACTGGAGCGAGGCTGCCACGGAGCCGTGCGTGGACGGCTGGGTGTATGACCACAGCACCTTCACCTCCACCATCGTGTCGGAGGTAAGGGCCGCCCTCCACCAACCCCACGGCTCTCTTAGCTGACCCCCCAGTGACGGCCACCCACCCATGCCTGGAAGGATCAAACGGTTTCCATTGACACTACTCCCTCCCCACAGATTTGCTCACTGGCCAGACCCTGATCGCAGGCTAGAGTtccaggagaagcagggagccttgGAGGAGCTTACATTCTGCTGGCAGATTCAGAATCAATCAACATTTAAACCCACACTAACGGGAGAGCTGCAGGCTCTATTCTGAATGCTGTCCCCATAGTCTCACTCCCATGTCATGAgcggatgggggtggggggattgtTACAGTCTGCATCTggtaaagaacaaaacagaagcacAGTGAGGTGCAATCAGTTGCCCAGGACACACAGCTCGAACCCTCCAGAACCTGGCTCAGCCCAGACCGTCAGGATCCAGAGTCTGGGTCTCCATCACGTCCCATCCTGCCTCTCAGGAGGTGAGACCTGGATTGGAAGACAAGGAATCAGGCACATGACAGTGGGGAAAAAGCTGGTTGGGGACAGAAGTCCAAGAAGGAGCAGGTCTGGGGTATTGAAGGAGCAGAAGGGGGTCCGGTGTGTCTGGGCACAAAAGGTCAGGGGCTAGGCCACAGAGGCGGGGGAAGGTGGATGAAGAGCACTTTCTTCAAGTGCAAAGAAAAGTCACAGGAGGGTTTGGGGCAAGGAAGTGAGTGATCTGCTTTGCAGTTTCCAGAGATCACTTTGTCCTGGGGGAAAGGGGACTCCTGCAGCAGTGGCCCTGGCAAGAGAGGTGGAAAGGTAGAAATGGAGCAAAGCTGTGAGGCCTTACTGTAGGGCTGCCTGGTGGGGGCTGTTCAGGTGATGGATGCCCTGGCCTGGGCAGGAGGCACTCAAAAATTATGGTGACACGTGCTCAGCAATCTCTGCCCATCCTGGCAGCCCTGTGAGGGAAGCAGCTGCACAGCCCCGCTTCTGggtgagaaaacaggctcagCCAGGTGCAGGACCTCCCCAGGCTCACCCAGCCAGGGATCAGCAGAGTTAGAACTCCCAGACTGTAGTTCagctaccccccacccctgcccaccaccgCCTGCCCCAAGTGGCTGTGTCACATGTGTGCCATGCAGCTAGCTGGGAGGACAGAGCTGGGGCCCCTGCCAGCACACCCCTTCTACCTCTGTCGCCTGACCCTAGGACTCTggggcacccccctcccccaggacccaGGCTGACCAAGTGCTCCTGGCAGGGACCTCCCAACCTGGACCTCCCTCTGCTAGCCAGGCTCTGCTAGTCCACAGCCCCTGAACCAAGCTGCTGTGCCCCCCTTCTCTTCCAGTGGGACCTAGTGTGTGAATACCAAGGCCTGAAGCCCATGGGCCAGTCCATCTACATGGCCGGGGTCCTGATGGGGTCTGTCTTCTGGGGCCTCCTCTCTGACCGGTGAGTATATTCTTCCAACTCCAAGTATATGACATGTTGTGAAATAGAaattctcctcccctcctctggctCTTCCCCTTTCTGCCCCTCATCCTTCTGAGGTGGTGCCCCCAGGACCTAGCCCCATACCTTCTCTTGGCCAGCCGCACACCCCACTACTGCaggcctgccactctgcctgtaAACCCAGCTGCCTGTTTGGAGTTTCCATGTGGAGGGGCATTTGCCTCACATTTGCCGCAGCTGAAGCTGGACTACTGACTCCCCGCGGCCAGCCCCTCCACACCAGACTCCATCCAGGAAAACAGCCCCCCAGCCGATGGCACACACCCAATCCCGGGAGCCAGCCCTGtgctcctgccctcacccccagccccacagaACACCCCTTAGCCCCACGTCTTGTTCTTCCATACCATCGCCTTGGCCACACCACCTGCCTTTCTGGCCCAGGGAAGGCCCTGGCCCCCTCAAGGGTCTCTTGCCTCCATTCAGAGTGACTTTGCAGAAACTTATATGGATCTGGTTGATGCCAGCCTAAAGTCCTCCAGGGCCACTGCCCTGAGGaagtttctgcctctcccccatcctCACCCACCCCTGCTTGGCACTCAGCTTCTCCTGCACAGCCCTGCCAGCCCCCCTGGGAGCGCCCTCGACATCCGGGGAGTGCAGAGCTCTGAGGTGGTTGGTGGCCAGGGGTCGTGGCCGTGCCTTGCTCTGCAGGTTCTCCCATGGTTTCTTAATGCCAAGTATGTAGGCCTCAACCCAGGGCAGCCTCCTCCCACCAAAAGCTGGAGGCCCCGCCCTGGCCCAGGCACCAACCCTGAGCCTTCTCTCCTTTATCACTGCACCCACTCTGGCAGTACTTGCTCACTCACCTGCTAGCTCATCTACTGTGCGTGTCCCCTCAAGACACAgctccagggaggcaggggctttGGTGCTGTGACCCCAGCATCCGGCACACGGAATGCCCTCAATCATTATtttgtgaatgagtgaatggctTCCCAACTTTCTCCTGACCCTGCGGGCCCCGGGTTGGGGGATCTGACCACTAGCTTCTAATCCCTGCCCCTCTTTGCCCAGCTCCCTAGAAGGCGGGTTTGtggtttctctgtgcctcagtttcttcctgtaAGTGGGGACCTGGCTCTATCCATGGGGTTGTTGTGGGTTAATTAATCACATACAGAGCTTGggtcagggcctggcacagggtTGGCTCGTGCTGTGGCTCTGCTACCATCGTTATTTGCGGGCCTTATTTTATCCTGAATGTggtggggagctggggcagcAGGGAAGGACATGGTCCAGGTGGCGTTTTCAGAGGACCAGCTGCCGTGCAGCTATATGGCTCATTCCCCAGAGGCTGTCCACACAGGGAGCCAAATCCCTGCCGGTCCACAGGTTACCCAGTAAGCCTGGCGTCAGGGCCAGGAGTCAGCATCCCGACCTGGCCCTGGGTCTGGGCTAGATGTCCTTGTTCCTGGGCACTGCTCAGACAGGCAGGGCCGAGCTTTGCCCACATCTATCTCATGGACTGACACACGGTTTAGCTAAATGCAGGTGGTTTGGGCTGAGCCAGCCTCGGGGCAGTAGCAGCACAGTGAGTGTGCAGGTGGAGAGCTGAGGTGGTCTCCCCCAGAGCTTGGGTCCCCTTGTGCAGGTTGATGAGGAGCTGACTGGTGCAGCCCCCTTCCTCACCATCATGATTGTCACCACTCTGGGAGGCTGTCATCATGCACACCCCCCATTTCACAGCAGCTCAGAGACATGGAACTGTGTGCTCCAGGTCAACCCAGACAGGACAGAGCTGGGCTCAAACCCAGCTTCTGATGCCAAGGTCcatcttctttaactttttatttaaattccagttagtgaacATGCATTGTAATGTTAGTTTTGgttgtacaatacagtgattcgggtatccttgggtggctcagtggttcagcacctgcctttggcccagggcgtgatgctggagttcctggatcaagtcccacatcgggctccctgcatggagcctacttctccctctgccagtgtctctgcctctctctctctcttgctctctccctctgtctgtcatgaataaataaataaaatctctttttaaaaaaatacagtgattcaaccaaaacccattcttttttttttttttaagattttatttatttattcatgagagacacagagaaagaggcagagacatagacagagggagaagcaggctccctgcgaggaacctgatgcaggactccaacccaggaccctgggatcaagacctgagccaaaggcagatgctcaaccactgaaccacccaggcatcccaaccaaAGCCCATTCTTGACCATGAGGTCATTTTTATAACAAGCACACTGGGTGCACGGTGCTGGGCCCCAGTAGGCACCCCATCCTCTTGAACCCTCCCTTCCCTCGAAGCACAAGAGAGGAAGTCCTCTATGCCCAAGTCCCTagggccccaccccaggcccccacggtgcTTGTCTCTTGACACAGGTTTGGGCGGAAGCCGATGCTGAGCTGGTGCTGCCTGCAGGTGGCTTTGGCCAACACCAGCACCATCTTTGcttccaatttcctcatctactGTGGCCTCCGGTTTTTGAGCGCTTTTGGAGTGGCCGGCATCATCATGATCTCAGTGACACTTGGTGAGTCCTTGCTCGGCCTGCACCTGCCAccgtggggtggggaggatggggctcAAGGTCACTGCGAGGCCCTTACCTGCATGTCTGCATCGGCTTTCAGTGGCGGAGTGGACCACGACCCGCAGAAGGGCTGTCACCATAACAATCGTGGGATGCTCCTATAGCCTGGGCCAGATGACCCTGGGGGCCATGGCGTTCGTCCTGCGGGACTGGCGAGCCCTCCAGCTGGCCATGTCGACGCCCTTCTTTGCTATCTTCCTGATCTCCTGGTCGGTACAGTGTGGGGCCTTCTCCCTTGGGGAGAACATCACTAGAtaggagggaggctggggagtgCCAGGGTGtccctcacccccaccgcccTAGCTGGCGGGGGATCCCGAGATGCAGAGAGCCATGGCGAGGCACGATGTGTGCAGAGCCCCTGCTAAGGAGAGACATCTCAGAGGTTCAGAGTTCCAGGGTGGGCATTTTAGCCGGAGGTCTGAGGCTCCCAGCTGGCCCACTGGCCCCCGGGCCTGCCCTTCCTCGGCACcagctgccccccacctgccagcCCTATCCCTTCACATCACTTGCCCGCCCTTGGGCATCTGAGTCAGTGAGGACTGGTGTTGGATGCGAAAAGATACCATTATCACGATTATTTGGAGTGCTGCAAAACTCCTTGAGGTCTGGCAACACTTGCTTGGGTGAGGGCTGGAGgaagagataaggaaacagacaCAAATTCACGACCCTGTAAGTTGTTCTTGTGCCCGTGAACCAGGGTTGGGCAGACCTGCACCAAGTCGACTGTGCGGTTTAGCTAGTAGCAAGGACTCATTCGTTCATTCTCGAGTATTTATTGCCCTGTGCCAGACATGGTTTCAGGTCATGGGGACACGTCAGCAGACAAAACAGATCAAAAGCCACTGATCTTGAGGAGTTTTATCATAGCAACAGGATCAGTAAGTGAGGAGAGAGACATCCCATAGTCACACTTAATTAGGCCACTCTGGTCACACTGGCTGGGTGCATCCCAGGGGCCGGTGGTCATACCAGATGTGTATTAACTTCTAGTGAGGAAGATGATACAGTGACCACCATTTTCAGATGAGggattgaggctcagagaggttcaatgACTTGGCCAAGGCCACATAGCTGGTAAGTgccagaggcaggatttgaaccccagcAGGCCGCCTCTTTGAACCACTATGCCTCCGGAAATTCTTAGCTTCCCTGAGCCTGCTAGGCTGGGGAAACTCCAGTCCTTTCACCCAGGAGATGCCCCTCCCTACCATGAGGCTGGGAAGAAGCAGACTACATTTATAAAACCACGCAGTTCTGGCTGGGGATGTTTTTAGTGTGTGTGTCTTAAATTTAGCATGATGTGAGCTTTCTGTCATAGAAATGGGCTCAGAACCACTGTATGTCCAGGCAGCCCGTGCACTGGCTGTATGCGAGGCTCAGGCAGGCCGGCTCCTGGCAGCCAGGAAGCCGGATGGAGTGGCGAGGGGCAAAGAGGGTGGCCAGGCCCTGGGACTCAGCTTTATTCTGAAAGCATGAGGGACTGCCAGTCTGCCAGCCTGGCCCTAGCagtgcagaggggagagaggctggcATCTCTCAACCACTGCAGCTGGGGGAGCTGCTGCTCCCTTCCCCTTCTGACCTGGCGCGGAAGGCCCAGGATGCAGGAAAAAAGCCCAGGcaagctgctgcttcttcttcttcttcttcttcttcttcttcttcttcttcttcttctttcttccttcttcttcttcttcgtcttcgtcttcttctccttctccttctccttttaatgagagacacagagagaggcagagacacaggcagagggagaatcaagctcctcgcagggaacccagtgtgggactcgatcccaggaccccaggaccacaacctgagctgaaggcacatgctcaaccactgagccacccaggcattccaagcATCTGCTTCTTTAACAGGTGGCTGCCAGAGTCTGCCCGATGGCTGATTATCATGGGCAAACCAGAACAAGCGCTTCGGGAGCTCAAAAAGGTGTCCAGGATAAATGGCCACAAGGAAGCCACGAAGTCACTGACTGTAGAGGTGAGATGCTACTGTTTGTGACCCAAAATGGGGGACGTGACAGGGAGAGGAGTCACTTATGTCTCACCATCAACTTCACTGCTATCCACTCCAAGAACAGCAGTAACAACCCACCTTGCCTTCCTGTCCGCTGCTTTCAACCACACACAGTGCATGCTCACCTCACAGGGCTTTTcagtgtttggaaaactggatgTGCCCATCTGACGGTAATTATTTCAAGGAAGTAGATGTGGGAGGATGTACGGTCAGAAACAAGAAAACAGCATAGGGATAGGAGGATTGGGGAAGGCTTCCAGGACGAAGTGAGCTGACCAAGACTGAGTTGAgcacagggcaggcagggcccaggggtgCAGGAAGAGTCTGGATGGGCACTTTGGGGCAGTGGGgtgccagtgtggctggaggggGAGGCGCGCCCTGATGCCAGCCATGAAGAACAGGGTGGGCAGGGCTTTGTGTAGTAACTGCCAAGAGCAGCCTGCAGCCGGCAGCTCAGAGGGCCAGAGCTGCGCCGTGAGACTGGCTCCTTAGCTCAGGGTAGGTGGGCCAGGCCcgcagaagagaagagaagaggttaagcatctgcctttgcttaggtcctgggatggaggcccacgtcaggttccctgctcagcggggagttaaaaaaaaaacaaaacagagagaaatctttccttctccatcgctgcccccaccccaaggctCTTCCTTTTCCTGAAGCCAAGGCCGGGCTCCTCCCGTCACTCTGCCCACCTGGACACCATTCCGAGCGGGGGCcaatgcccccccacccctcgccaCGCCCCATCCTCCCCGCAGGTGCTCATGACTAGCatggaggaggaggtggcctcTTCGAAGGCCCGCAAGTCAGTGCTGGAC
It encodes the following:
- the SLC22A11 gene encoding solute carrier family 22 member 11 isoform X1: MAFAELLERAGGGGLFQALQVFTLLLPSILVPPQLLMENFSAAIPGHRCWAHVLDNSSEAPANLTSEALLTISIPPGPNHEPHQCLRFRQPQWQLLDPNATATNWSEAATEPCVDGWVYDHSTFTSTIVSEWDLVCEYQGLKPMGQSIYMAGVLMGSVFWGLLSDRFGRKPMLSWCCLQVALANTSTIFASNFLIYCGLRFLSAFGVAGIIMISVTLVAEWTTTRRRAVTITIVGCSYSLGQMTLGAMAFVLRDWRALQLAMSTPFFAIFLISWWLPESARWLIIMGKPEQALRELKKVSRINGHKEATKSLTVEVLMTSMEEEVASSKARKSVLDLFLVPVLRWRSCSMFLVSFSQMISYYGLVLDLQNLGSDIFLLQVLFGAVDLLARATTTFLLSFLGRRMTLASFQTIAGLSILANILVPQDLQTLRVAFAVLGKGCFGISLTSISVYKPELYPTVLRMTADGFLQSAGRLGAVLGPLIRLTRQALPLLAPISYGVIPIASSLILLLFLPETQGLPLPDTIQDLESQKSAAARGKRQEVIITESTWF
- the SLC22A11 gene encoding solute carrier family 22 member 11 isoform X2 — its product is MENFSAAIPGHRCWAHVLDNSSEAPANLTSEALLTISIPPGPNHEPHQCLRFRQPQWQLLDPNATATNWSEAATEPCVDGWVYDHSTFTSTIVSEWDLVCEYQGLKPMGQSIYMAGVLMGSVFWGLLSDRFGRKPMLSWCCLQVALANTSTIFASNFLIYCGLRFLSAFGVAGIIMISVTLVAEWTTTRRRAVTITIVGCSYSLGQMTLGAMAFVLRDWRALQLAMSTPFFAIFLISWWLPESARWLIIMGKPEQALRELKKVSRINGHKEATKSLTVEVLMTSMEEEVASSKARKSVLDLFLVPVLRWRSCSMFLVSFSQMISYYGLVLDLQNLGSDIFLLQVLFGAVDLLARATTTFLLSFLGRRMTLASFQTIAGLSILANILVPQDLQTLRVAFAVLGKGCFGISLTSISVYKPELYPTVLRMTADGFLQSAGRLGAVLGPLIRLTRQALPLLAPISYGVIPIASSLILLLFLPETQGLPLPDTIQDLESQKSAAARGKRQEVIITESTWF